The DNA region ACTATGAACTTTTTGCCAGCTCAGTCAAAGTTCTCAGCCGTGCTATTAAAGCCAGCAAGAAACAATCCCTACTCGACAATAAAAACTTTAAAACTAGTCTCCAAAAACTCCCCAGCAAAAATGGTGGTTATCTCTATGCCGATTGGCGGCGCGGTTCTTCCCTTTTTAAAACCCAAGTGCCTATTTTGCGAGTGGTGGACTATGTCGCGAAACCCTTCTTTAATCACCTAAATTCTCTTAGCCTCACCAGCTCCGGGAATACTGAAGATATTCGCCGTTCGACATTGTTCTTTACTCTGTCGCCGGAGTCAATCCAAAACTAAATAAATAAAGTCCATATACATTAATTAAATAGTTATTGTTCTTGCAAAAAAAACAATAATAATACTACTGTAAAAATAGTTAAAGTATTTTTATCCTGTGATTAAAGTCAAAATCATTCCACCAAAAGGGCGAGGAGTTGTCGCTACTACTCTTATCGCAAAAGGAACCTTGATTGAAGCTTCTCCAGTGTCATCTTTCCCCAAAGAACAATGGGATATGATTAGACAAACTAGTATTTTTAAATATTGCTTTGTACGGCTCTCAGAGTATCGTATTCAAAAGAAGGTGGATGGCTATCTTGTTTTTGGAACTTCAACCCTTTGCAACCACTCAGAGAAGCCTAATTCTTACATTGAATGGGTCGAGAATGAACTTGGTTTATGGGCACATTTGATTGCCAAAGAAGATATACAGCCTAATGAAGAAGTCTCCATTTTCTATGCCAATATTAATGAGTATTCGTTGGCTAGTAAATTTGTCACTTAATTAACTACCACTCTAAACGTTTTCCGAGTTAAAAGATTTAGAATCATGGAACCCGAAGTAAAGCGCATTGCAATGTGGGCGAGTCCCCGTTGTCTGTCTACTGTTCTATTAAGGTCTTGGTCATCTCGTCCAGATACTTTTGTTCAAGATGAACCTCTTTATCCCCACTATCTTTTTATTAGCGACCGTCAAGATCCAGAGCAGGCAGAAATCCTGGCTCAATATGAAACAGATTGGCGTAAAATTATCACTCAAGTAACAACAAGAACGTCACCCAATAAATCAATTTATTACTATAAGTTTATGGTTTATCGGCTGCTTCCTCACATTGAGACGCACTGGGTTCATCAATTAACCAATTGCTTTCTCATTCGTGATCCACGGGAAATGATTCTATCCTACCTGAAACTCTGGGGCACAACACCCACTCTAGAAAGTCTCGGTACTTTACGCTTAAAAAAATTATTTAATCAAGTTTGTGAATTTAACAGTCAAATTCCACCAGTGGTTGATGCGAAAGATTTATTAGAGAATCCCAAACGTACTCTTTCATTGCTTTGTGCAGCGTTGGAAATTGACTTTGATAAAGCAATGTTGTCATGGCCAAATGGTAATCCGACTAATGATGTTTGGAGCAAATACCATTGGTATGACACCGTTAGGAATTCAACGACTTTTCATCCTGATAAACCGAAGACAGAAGTGATTCCTCCAGAACTTCATGATTTGCTTAAACAATGCAATCAGGTTTATCAAGAATTATATCAACATCGTCTTGTCTAAAATAAATTGTCGAGCGTTGTTCATGTTCCTGCATCTTTTCAACGTAATCATTTATTAAGAGCATCATGAACGTTAATGGTTGTGCGAATCGCCATTAAGATGAAAATACGGAATCAATTTTGGGTCTGATGAAGTCTAGAGTCAGATAACCTATATTATTCTGCCATCATCCTGTGCCCTCCGAACTCCCTACCATGACGTTGCCTACCGGACAAACGACCCTTAATGG from [Leptolyngbya] sp. PCC 7376 includes:
- a CDS encoding SET domain-containing protein-lysine N-methyltransferase, which codes for MIKVKIIPPKGRGVVATTLIAKGTLIEASPVSSFPKEQWDMIRQTSIFKYCFVRLSEYRIQKKVDGYLVFGTSTLCNHSEKPNSYIEWVENELGLWAHLIAKEDIQPNEEVSIFYANINEYSLASKFVT